The following coding sequences lie in one Serinus canaria isolate serCan28SL12 chromosome 12, serCan2020, whole genome shotgun sequence genomic window:
- the RAF1 gene encoding RAF proto-oncogene serine/threonine-protein kinase isoform X2 produces the protein MEHIQGAWKTISNGFGLKDSVFDGPNCISPTLVQQFGYQRRASDDGKISDTSKTSNTIRVFLPNKQRTVVNVRNGMTLHDCLMKALKVRGLQPECCAVFRLLAEPKGKKVRLDWNTDAASLIGEELRVDFLDHVPLTTHNFARKTFLKLAFCDICQKFLLNGFRCQTCGYKFHEHCSTKVPTMCVDWSNIRQLFSQHRYSTPHAFTFNPSNPSSEGSLSQRQRSTSTPNVHMVSTTMPVDSRIIEDAIRSHSESASPSALSGSPNNMSPTGWSQPKTPVPAQRERAPGSNTQEKNKIRPRGQRDSSYYWEIEASEVMLSTRIGSGSFGTVYKGKWHGDVAVKILKVVDPTPEQFQAFRNEVAVLRKTRHVNILLFMGYMTKDNLAIVTQWCEGSSLYKHLHVQETKFQMFQLIDIARQTAQGMDYLHAKNIIHRDMKSNNIFLHEGLTVKIGDFGLATVKSRWSGSQQVEQPTGSILWMAPEVIRMQDSNPFSFQSDVYSYGIVLYELMTGELPYSHINNRDQIIFMVGRGYASPDLSKLYKNCPKAMKRLVADCLKKVREERPLFPQILSSIELLQHSLPKINRSASEPSLHRAAHTEDINSCTLTSTRLPVF, from the exons ATGGAGCACATCCAGGGAGCTTGGAAGACCATCAGCAATGGCTTTGGGCTGAAGGATTCTGTCTTTGATGGCCCCAACTGCATCTCCCCCACCCTCGTGCAGCAGTTTGGGTACCAGCGCCGGGCGTCCGACGACGGCAAAATCTCGGACACGTCCAAAACCAGCAACACCATCCGTGTCTTCCTGCCCAACAAGCAGCGCACTGTG GTGAACGTGAGGAATGGGATGACCCTGCATGACTGTCTGATGAAGGCTCTGAAGGTCAGGGGGCTGCAGCCGGAGTGCTGCGCCGTGTTTCGACTTCTTGCTGAACCGAAGGG gaaGAAAGTGCGTTTGGACTGGAACACAGACGCCGCCTCCCTGATTGGGGAGGAGCTGCGAGTCGACTTCCTCGACCATGTCCCACTCACCACACACAATTTT GCTCGGAAGACATTTCTGAAGCTTGCCTTCTGTGACATCTGCCAGAAGTTCCTGCTCAATGGCTTCCGCTGTCAGACGTGTGGCTACAAATTCCACGAGCACTGCAGCACCAAGGTGCCAACCATGTGTGTGGACTGGAGCAACATCAGGCAGCTCTT ctcccagcacaggtaTTCTACACCTCATGCCTTCACTTTCAACCCATCCAACCCTTCCTCTGAGGGCTCTCTGTCCCAAAGGCAGCGCTCCACGTCCACCCCCAACGTGCACATGGTCAGCACCACCATGCCCGTGGACAGCAGGATCATCGAG GATGCAATTCGAAGCCATAGTGAATCAG CCTCACCCTCTGCTCTGTCTGGAAGTCCTAACAATATGAGCCCAACTGGCTGGTCTCAGCCTAAAACCCCAGTCCCAGCCCAAAGAGAGAGAGCCCCTGGATCTAACACacaagaaaagaacaaaatt AGGCCTCGTGGACAGAGAGACTCCAGTTATTACTGGGAAATAGAAGCCAGTGAAGTGATGCTCTCCACCAGGATAGGCTCAGGCTCTTTTGGGACAGTTTACAAGGGCAAGTGGCACG GGGATGTAGCAGTGAAGATCCTAAAGGTTGTAGACCCAACCCCAGAACAGTTCCAGGCTTTCAGGAATGAAGTGGCTGTCCTGAG GAAGACCCGGCACGTGAACATCCTGCTCTTCATGGGCTACATGACCAAGGACAACCTGGCCATTGTCACTCAGTGGTGTGAGGGCAGCAGCCTCTACAAACACCTGCACGTGCAGGAGACCAAGTTCCAGATGTTCCAGCTCATCGACATCGCCCGCCAGACTGCGCAGGGCATGGA CTATTTACATGCAAAGAACATCATCCACAGAGACATGAAATCCAATA ATATATTTCTTCATGAAGGCCTCACAGTGAAAATAGGAGACTTTGGTCTGGCAACTGTCAAATCCAGGTGGAGTGGATCCCAGCAGGTGGAGCAGCCCACGGGCTCCATCCTGTGGATG GCCCCCGAGGTGATCAGGATGCAGGACAGCAACCCCTTCAGCTTCCAGTCAGATGTCTACTCCTATGGAATAGTGTTATATGAGCTGATGACAGGAGAGCTGCCCTACTCCCACATCAACAACAGAGATCAG ATCATTTTCATGGTTGGCAGAGGCTATGCTTCCCCAGACCTCAGCAAGCTGTACAAGAACTGCCCCAAGGCCATGAAGAGGCTGGTAGCAGATTGTTTGAAGAAAGTCAGGGAAGAACGACCTCTGTTTCCCCAG ATCCTGTCCTCCATcgagctgctgcagcactctCTGCCCAAAATCAACCGCAGCGCCTCGGAGCCGTCCCTGCACCGCGCCGCCCACACCGAGGACATCAACTCGTGCACGCTGACCTCCACCAGGCTGCCCGTgttctga
- the RAF1 gene encoding RAF proto-oncogene serine/threonine-protein kinase isoform X1: MEHIQGAWKTISNGFGLKDSVFDGPNCISPTLVQQFGYQRRASDDGKISDTSKTSNTIRVFLPNKQRTVVNVRNGMTLHDCLMKALKVRGLQPECCAVFRLLAEPKGKKVRLDWNTDAASLIGEELRVDFLDHVPLTTHNFARKTFLKLAFCDICQKFLLNGFRCQTCGYKFHEHCSTKVPTMCVDWSNIRQLLLFPNSNISDSGVPALPPLTMRRMRESVSRIPVSSQHRYSTPHAFTFNPSNPSSEGSLSQRQRSTSTPNVHMVSTTMPVDSRIIEDAIRSHSESASPSALSGSPNNMSPTGWSQPKTPVPAQRERAPGSNTQEKNKIRPRGQRDSSYYWEIEASEVMLSTRIGSGSFGTVYKGKWHGDVAVKILKVVDPTPEQFQAFRNEVAVLRKTRHVNILLFMGYMTKDNLAIVTQWCEGSSLYKHLHVQETKFQMFQLIDIARQTAQGMDYLHAKNIIHRDMKSNNIFLHEGLTVKIGDFGLATVKSRWSGSQQVEQPTGSILWMAPEVIRMQDSNPFSFQSDVYSYGIVLYELMTGELPYSHINNRDQIIFMVGRGYASPDLSKLYKNCPKAMKRLVADCLKKVREERPLFPQILSSIELLQHSLPKINRSASEPSLHRAAHTEDINSCTLTSTRLPVF; the protein is encoded by the exons ATGGAGCACATCCAGGGAGCTTGGAAGACCATCAGCAATGGCTTTGGGCTGAAGGATTCTGTCTTTGATGGCCCCAACTGCATCTCCCCCACCCTCGTGCAGCAGTTTGGGTACCAGCGCCGGGCGTCCGACGACGGCAAAATCTCGGACACGTCCAAAACCAGCAACACCATCCGTGTCTTCCTGCCCAACAAGCAGCGCACTGTG GTGAACGTGAGGAATGGGATGACCCTGCATGACTGTCTGATGAAGGCTCTGAAGGTCAGGGGGCTGCAGCCGGAGTGCTGCGCCGTGTTTCGACTTCTTGCTGAACCGAAGGG gaaGAAAGTGCGTTTGGACTGGAACACAGACGCCGCCTCCCTGATTGGGGAGGAGCTGCGAGTCGACTTCCTCGACCATGTCCCACTCACCACACACAATTTT GCTCGGAAGACATTTCTGAAGCTTGCCTTCTGTGACATCTGCCAGAAGTTCCTGCTCAATGGCTTCCGCTGTCAGACGTGTGGCTACAAATTCCACGAGCACTGCAGCACCAAGGTGCCAACCATGTGTGTGGACTGGAGCAACATCAGGCAGCTCTT ATTGTTCCCAAATTCAAATATCAGTGACAGTGGTGTCCCTGCACTACCTCCCTTGACAATGAGACGGATGCGGGAGTCTGTCTCCCGGATACCTGTTAG ctcccagcacaggtaTTCTACACCTCATGCCTTCACTTTCAACCCATCCAACCCTTCCTCTGAGGGCTCTCTGTCCCAAAGGCAGCGCTCCACGTCCACCCCCAACGTGCACATGGTCAGCACCACCATGCCCGTGGACAGCAGGATCATCGAG GATGCAATTCGAAGCCATAGTGAATCAG CCTCACCCTCTGCTCTGTCTGGAAGTCCTAACAATATGAGCCCAACTGGCTGGTCTCAGCCTAAAACCCCAGTCCCAGCCCAAAGAGAGAGAGCCCCTGGATCTAACACacaagaaaagaacaaaatt AGGCCTCGTGGACAGAGAGACTCCAGTTATTACTGGGAAATAGAAGCCAGTGAAGTGATGCTCTCCACCAGGATAGGCTCAGGCTCTTTTGGGACAGTTTACAAGGGCAAGTGGCACG GGGATGTAGCAGTGAAGATCCTAAAGGTTGTAGACCCAACCCCAGAACAGTTCCAGGCTTTCAGGAATGAAGTGGCTGTCCTGAG GAAGACCCGGCACGTGAACATCCTGCTCTTCATGGGCTACATGACCAAGGACAACCTGGCCATTGTCACTCAGTGGTGTGAGGGCAGCAGCCTCTACAAACACCTGCACGTGCAGGAGACCAAGTTCCAGATGTTCCAGCTCATCGACATCGCCCGCCAGACTGCGCAGGGCATGGA CTATTTACATGCAAAGAACATCATCCACAGAGACATGAAATCCAATA ATATATTTCTTCATGAAGGCCTCACAGTGAAAATAGGAGACTTTGGTCTGGCAACTGTCAAATCCAGGTGGAGTGGATCCCAGCAGGTGGAGCAGCCCACGGGCTCCATCCTGTGGATG GCCCCCGAGGTGATCAGGATGCAGGACAGCAACCCCTTCAGCTTCCAGTCAGATGTCTACTCCTATGGAATAGTGTTATATGAGCTGATGACAGGAGAGCTGCCCTACTCCCACATCAACAACAGAGATCAG ATCATTTTCATGGTTGGCAGAGGCTATGCTTCCCCAGACCTCAGCAAGCTGTACAAGAACTGCCCCAAGGCCATGAAGAGGCTGGTAGCAGATTGTTTGAAGAAAGTCAGGGAAGAACGACCTCTGTTTCCCCAG ATCCTGTCCTCCATcgagctgctgcagcactctCTGCCCAAAATCAACCGCAGCGCCTCGGAGCCGTCCCTGCACCGCGCCGCCCACACCGAGGACATCAACTCGTGCACGCTGACCTCCACCAGGCTGCCCGTgttctga